The following coding sequences lie in one Vibrio spartinae genomic window:
- a CDS encoding DUF1852 domain-containing protein, with amino-acid sequence MNDNFTFAIKSICFDEHYQPSDNTRLTTNFANLARGDRRQENLRNTLSMINNRFNSLAHWDNPKGDRYSVELEIVSVDMDIQGNGETFPSIEMLKTNIVDHQTNNRFDGILGNNFSSYVRDYDFSVLLSDHNKNRPQFSIPEGFGDLHGQLFQSFVNSDEYKQYFHKLPVICLSVSDNKIYHRTGNHHPVLGFEYQPNESSLTEQYFKKMGLQVRYFMPTNSAAPLAFYFFGDLFNDYSNLELISTISTMETFQKIYRPEIYNANAVAGMSYQPNLKNRDHSSTQIVYDREERSQLAIEQGKFAEEHFIKPYQAILEQWIADCA; translated from the coding sequence ATGAACGACAATTTCACATTTGCGATTAAGAGCATTTGTTTTGATGAACATTATCAACCATCAGACAATACACGTCTCACGACTAACTTCGCCAATTTGGCCCGGGGGGACCGTCGGCAAGAGAATCTGCGCAATACACTCAGCATGATTAATAATCGTTTTAACTCGTTAGCGCATTGGGATAACCCGAAAGGTGACCGCTACTCTGTCGAGCTTGAGATCGTCTCCGTTGATATGGATATCCAAGGCAATGGTGAAACCTTTCCATCCATTGAAATGCTGAAAACCAACATTGTTGATCATCAAACCAACAACCGCTTTGACGGTATCCTCGGGAATAACTTCTCTTCTTATGTACGAGACTACGATTTTAGCGTTCTTTTGTCCGATCATAACAAGAATCGCCCCCAATTCAGTATTCCCGAGGGCTTTGGCGATCTGCATGGCCAGCTGTTTCAGTCTTTCGTCAATTCAGACGAATACAAACAGTATTTCCACAAGCTGCCCGTGATCTGTTTGAGCGTCTCGGATAATAAAATCTATCATCGCACAGGCAATCATCATCCTGTCTTAGGTTTTGAATATCAGCCGAATGAGTCATCTTTGACGGAGCAATACTTCAAAAAGATGGGGTTACAAGTTCGCTATTTCATGCCGACGAATAGCGCGGCTCCATTGGCATTCTATTTCTTTGGTGACCTATTCAATGATTACTCTAATCTTGAGCTCATCAGCACGATCAGCACCATGGAAACATTCCAAAAAATTTACCGACCTGAAATCTACAATGCGAATGCGGTAGCGGGCATGTCTTACCAACCGAATCTGAAGAATCGCGATCATTCATCCACTCAAATTGTTTATGACCGTGAAGAACGCAGCCAGCTCGCGATTGAGCAAGGGAAATTTGCTGAAGAGCATTTCATCAAACCCTATCAGGCGATACTTGAACAATGGATAGCAGATTGCGCTTAA
- a CDS encoding Lrp/AsnC family transcriptional regulator produces the protein MDRFDEKILQELARFGRISNVELAERVGLSPSATLRRVQELERNGTIKGYRAVIDKHKLEIGFVAYVSIGLSNHSKNAQLAFEAHVQFAPEVTECHNITGDNEYLLRVETKDLLAYKRFHSEVLGECAQVNTITTMVVMDSPKDER, from the coding sequence ATGGATCGATTTGACGAAAAAATATTACAAGAGTTGGCTCGTTTTGGACGAATCTCGAATGTTGAACTTGCTGAGCGGGTTGGGTTATCGCCTTCGGCGACGTTACGAAGAGTTCAGGAGCTGGAACGTAACGGAACGATTAAAGGTTACCGAGCGGTTATTGATAAACATAAGCTAGAGATTGGCTTTGTTGCTTATGTTTCCATTGGGTTGTCTAATCACAGTAAAAACGCTCAACTGGCATTTGAAGCACATGTACAGTTTGCACCTGAGGTGACAGAGTGTCATAACATTACCGGTGATAATGAGTACTTACTTCGTGTTGAGACGAAAGATTTGCTGGCTTATAAGCGGTTTCATTCCGAAGTATTGGGTGAATGCGCTCAAGTTAATACGATTACCACCATGGTGGTGATGGATTCACCGAAAGATGAACGGTGA
- a CDS encoding LysR family transcriptional regulator: MLSSELQHVDMKSLMGLLYLLEERNVSKAANRLFLSQSAMSRLLQRLRDAFDDPLFIRTSKGMVPTAKAAALEFPIRQMIEQMAGLNSIRTFSPDQSERSFRLQTTHYQAQAYVPYIASRFYQSAPHASLETSTITETSLIHSTEHHVDVVLVSNYIQVPNSFERCLLGREKFGCIMSRNHPLASKTNITLDDYIAHYHILVSMGGTSRNFINDALKEQVKERRFSFRTPYFLAALATVGQTDLLLSSSRLLAERFQDQFGLTIRDLPFSFPDPEYYLCWPKALTDDPGSQWFRSLCREVIHDMIPYPEKNVSAE, encoded by the coding sequence ATGTTATCGTCAGAATTACAGCATGTAGATATGAAATCATTAATGGGATTACTCTATCTACTGGAAGAACGAAACGTCAGTAAAGCAGCCAATCGCCTATTTTTAAGTCAGTCTGCGATGAGCCGCCTGTTACAACGTTTGCGTGACGCATTTGACGACCCGTTGTTCATTAGAACGTCAAAAGGCATGGTTCCGACAGCAAAAGCCGCAGCGCTAGAGTTTCCAATTCGCCAGATGATCGAACAAATGGCCGGTCTCAACTCCATCCGGACTTTTTCTCCGGACCAAAGTGAGCGCTCATTTCGCTTGCAGACAACCCACTATCAGGCCCAAGCTTATGTACCTTATATCGCTTCTCGGTTTTACCAAAGTGCCCCACATGCCTCGCTCGAAACCAGTACAATTACCGAAACCAGCCTGATCCACTCGACAGAACATCATGTTGATGTGGTGCTCGTCAGTAATTACATTCAGGTTCCCAACTCATTTGAACGATGCTTGCTTGGCCGAGAGAAATTCGGCTGCATTATGTCGAGAAATCACCCGTTAGCGAGTAAAACTAATATTACGTTAGATGACTATATAGCGCATTATCATATTCTGGTCAGCATGGGCGGGACATCCAGAAACTTCATCAATGATGCGCTTAAAGAACAGGTCAAAGAACGACGATTCTCTTTCCGAACCCCTTATTTTCTTGCGGCATTGGCAACCGTAGGACAGACCGATCTGCTACTCAGTTCTAGCCGTTTACTGGCCGAGCGCTTCCAAGATCAATTTGGTCTGACGATTCGGGATCTCCCCTTCTCCTTTCCGGATCCGGAATATTATCTTTGCTGGCCCAAAGCACTGACAGATGACCCCGGTAGTCAGTGGTTTCGCTCACTTTGTCGAGAAGTGATACACGATATGATTCCCTATCCAGAGAAAAATGTTAGCGCTGAATAG
- a CDS encoding DMT family transporter, translated as MNISRNFIYGLLLSCTTMIAWGMIAIALKLSNDFADPVTLTWLRFTVAGVIVWLWQKRNNRLVQYRQLKRSEWLRLGLAGVLLMINYTCYAWSLAYLTPGSSQLSMQMAPLFLAVGGAVFFKEYISWQQWGCFALLFAGLLIFFHPVLRSGRETETAILLTGLSIIFVSALAWSLYALVQKSLFKHLDSSNILLGIYLMAMVVMLPLTSPADLLKMSLEEWLIALFCCLNTVVAYGAFAKSLAYWKTVQVSSVIAVTPVMAFLLTELCVAMGWWTDVIEPAQADWLSLCGMGLVVFAAISVQLVNVKRRKRVSSEVEPSTA; from the coding sequence GTGAACATATCACGTAACTTTATATATGGGCTGTTATTGAGTTGTACAACCATGATTGCGTGGGGAATGATTGCGATAGCATTAAAATTATCGAATGATTTTGCTGATCCGGTAACACTCACATGGCTGCGTTTTACAGTGGCTGGTGTCATCGTTTGGTTATGGCAAAAACGGAATAATCGTTTAGTTCAATATCGGCAATTAAAACGTTCAGAATGGCTGCGTTTGGGGCTGGCCGGGGTGTTATTAATGATTAATTACACCTGCTATGCATGGAGTCTGGCTTATCTGACTCCGGGCTCATCTCAATTAAGTATGCAAATGGCGCCGTTGTTTTTGGCGGTTGGAGGCGCGGTTTTCTTTAAAGAATATATTTCATGGCAGCAATGGGGATGTTTCGCTTTGTTGTTTGCGGGGCTGTTGATCTTTTTCCATCCGGTTTTGCGAAGTGGCCGTGAGACTGAAACCGCCATTTTGCTGACTGGTTTGAGCATTATTTTCGTGTCTGCGCTGGCATGGAGCCTTTATGCGCTGGTCCAAAAGTCTCTCTTTAAACACCTTGATTCATCCAATATATTATTGGGGATTTATCTCATGGCGATGGTGGTCATGTTGCCTCTGACATCCCCAGCAGATTTGCTGAAAATGTCATTGGAAGAGTGGTTAATTGCACTGTTTTGTTGCCTGAATACTGTTGTGGCTTATGGGGCGTTTGCCAAATCGCTGGCATATTGGAAGACGGTACAAGTGAGTTCTGTGATCGCTGTGACTCCTGTCATGGCCTTTTTACTGACAGAATTATGTGTCGCCATGGGATGGTGGACAGACGTGATCGAGCCAGCGCAAGCTGATTGGTTGAGTCTATGTGGGATGGGTCTGGTCGTTTTTGCTGCGATTAGCGTTCAGCTTGTGAATGTTAAGCGTCGTAAACGGGTGAGCAGTGAGGTGGAGCCATCGACGGCTTAA